DNA sequence from the Cucumis melo cultivar AY chromosome 6, USDA_Cmelo_AY_1.0, whole genome shotgun sequence genome:
TTTTCCTTTCAACACACATTCAAACAATCTCCTTTTGGATATTGGTACATTGGCCTGCAGATAATCGAATATCATAAACGTTAGTTTCTATTCATATATAAAACTAAATATCATTTGTACCAAAAACATTTTTCAATTTGTACAGATCATAAATAAACCTCATCAGACTCTGAGGAGAAGTTTAGTGGTACATCATACGATGTTTCTCCTTTATTAATctacaaacaaatataattaaatcatTCGCAGAAATCATATGAAATATATACATCAGTAAATATAACATATACTTACTGTTTTAGATTGTTttcctttgttgttttttttgtcatttttgctTCAGGAGTTTCGAATACCTCATCCGTTTTCACAAACCGATCATCCTGGTACACAACAATCTGTGTATCTATTATTCCTCTTAAATCTTCTAGATATATTGTTTGTAGTGGTTGGTATTCCATTTGTTCTTCCTTCTACCATATATATGATAGCGATTAAACGAGGAGGGCAGAAGAAAAAATCGAAATTCTACCTTAATTGcaaataattaacaaaaaaaaaaacttacgttcgaagctccgattgatgcttgaaccaccactagcGTTGACCTATTATCCTCTGGACTCtgaaccgggttgtgggacccgttggaagaagaaaattgggagagagagaaaaaagatggaaaaacatggaaatgggttgggtttgattttttaggaaaaaaatagCCTAATTTTGTTCTTTAGAAAATAAGCCAACCTTTTTCCTTGAGACTCTGagagcccaatttatagaggCTTTTCGTCCAaggttgcatgtgcatgcaaacacatgggcaaacaacacataacccacaaaccattagtgggcttaatgtctTTATAGTTTGCTAACAtcggattttcccactaactttagtcaaagggtaaaattgtcatttggtcaaagtcaaactttgatttttcaaaccaaaaagtcaacattttgactttttacaaatttgtctgtcttgactaattttgaccttccgagcatgaatccgcatttattttctcaagattcaaatcacatttgaatatattgccgatcaaagtttgacttttcaaaatcaaaaatcaacattgtgactttttataactttgactatttccatcttttccgagctttcagatatgaatccacattcatatctttaatatttaaatcccatttaagcataaagctctattagcAATCTAaaaccgacgactatatcacatatacttgtcgatttctctctcctctcctagttcaaacaattcgactcattccatcatattgttctaagtttattccatataaGCTAGAAAAGGAACCTAATAgacttatagatcatggactccaacgatccaagattaacaggctaaactcttttatattgagttaatcaacattcgttaactaacagatcattccactaaagtcccgtagttgcactcccctcactatagatatatttgtgtccatttgatataattatgatcagtaagttaatcattcacaggttgtCCGTAAGCTTGGCTAGGTCGAAAAGTATCGTTTTACCTccaagactacatctttctccttaagtcccactgatccactattgaacaattggtttaaagtctaacctataaactgaatccatCTCGATTCAATGAGAGGGTGAGGCTCctttattcaagacttggattcagtccttaggagaataacctatctactaactctaaagcgggtaggagtgaattccattttGCACCCTATGTTTCCATCTATCCACAtaatcttacccctgaaatgggaggcttattgggccaatgctaatgagttgccctcacctatgcagatctaaggataatctcgtgagaacaggagttcacagttagcttaggattaagattaagttacctaggtcatcaataatcgagatagtcagttttgaacagtaaacgacgttataacgCAAATAACgcaaaagtgactatttcatggttttgtcttatgaaaaccctttacataggatgccccactttcatgtctctacaatttaagattacatcgtttgtattaactacaaagcgagccgcatccatagtatctctgaatgAGGCGCCCAACCTtcatttatatactatagactatttagactatttactcgaacttaatccatatttatgtctctacataaagtttaagtttacttaaaatagccttgggatcttagtttattggatttaagattatagtattcaatttttcaatcacgattttattgaatagaatatgatttacaaattacgagttttatgacataaatttcaacaatatACACATATCATATTTGTGTTTAACTATTTctacaatttaaaatttaaagtcaGTAATGTGTAAAATATAACTCTATATATTCTTCGTGGATCACAATAGAATCATTCTtgtttgattttatatttttcagcCTCGATCCTAGGCACCGTTCGCTTCTACGAACCATCTTTGTTCAGGCTTATCCTACATATTATCATACAATATAAATTATAGATTATATGATACAATACAACCTTATCCTGCCTAATCACTTCGtgtttcttctttcatttgattttttagaATATAAATATTAGGAAAAAACATGTACAACAtgcattaattaatttatggTTTACATAGAGAATTTGCATTTAAAATTACTTGTTTAAACACTAAATCAACACTTCAATATATACAGACTTCAAACTAGAAGTTTAATTAGGAAATATATACAACATGCATCACTTAATGTTTGTTTTACACAGAGTCTCTATACTTTAAGGTGatttaaaaagataattatcACCAGAACCCTAATTTCTTCGATATTCTAAACATACTGATGAAAAAATCTTAAGTAAATACGTTTTGATCCCATATATACCCTCTTTAATTTCAGATAAGAACAATGCTTTTGAAAATTCACCAGAAGGGAAGAATGTTCTGAACAGAGTGATGGAAGCCGACTTGCGTGAATGTCTGCGAATGAATTAGGTTTTGAAAAAGCTAATTATCGGTTGTCGAAAAAATTCGGCACATGAAAGAGACTGGAATGGTTTCCTCCTTTGCCCGTTATGTGCTTTCCATACGTGCTTCAAATTTCTCCTTTTTCACGTGATTAACGTatcagtttttctttttcttttttaattcgtACATTAATAAATATGAATAATGTAGTAATTTGGACCAGACTTTTGTGAAAAAAATTAGTCCATTTAGGACATTTGTATAATATATAGCAAATTAGGCCTATTGTATAAATTAGAAAGATTTAGAGGAAAGACCTAATTTATCTACGAAATTTCGAAAAAtcctaaattttcaaatttttacaTAAATAGGATTTCACTTATTTCTAAGACCATTTTATCCTTATGATTAACATTTAATACATGTCAATTCCGAATTTAAGATTTAATTATTTGcttaattacattattattatcataattgtatatattataatttccttaattatatttttaattcatatgcaataattaaataaatcaaaaaaaatgttttctcGTGTAAATGCAATTTATTtataatcaaataatatatgttttgatatgaaaatattattcaaaaatatttttcgtaatttaattatttccattttttcgtctgtCGTCTTCTGCTCATGTTTACAAAATCGTCCCCCATCCAATTTTGTTATTTCGTTCGTTCGCTTGCACATTATCTCAACATTTTCACCAATTTCATCCGTTagaaatcaattgaatttctTCACCAAATCCATTCGCCTACACGTTATCTCAATTTTTTTCGTCCTTTTCGTTCGCCTCATACATCTAGTTAGTTGTTTTCCTCAATTCGTTATATTTTTCTGTACTTCATTAAATCATAGTATTCCTAGAACATTTAACGTTTTATTCCCAAAGATTTATTTTAGACATATACCActtcatatatataacaattcATATATAACATCGTAGATTTCATAGAATGTTTTAAACTTCGATTCCATAATATTTCATTTAGATATATACCACTTTAAACTTCCAAAAAATATGATATATCGGTTTTGTTATTTAGTGTATATATACCCtttcatatataaataatacatataaattgacTTACATTTGTCGAAAAATAGGatattaaattgatttatgaatagtatatatgaaataatacattgtatattttatgaatgaaaggttgtgttttaaatttgttaaattggtttatgtattttatttcaaatattcatattatatgtaaaaaaataataagttatGTTTGAAACAATAGTGATTATGTATGAATGGTAGTATATTAAATAAGGAACTTTGATTAGTACACTGAAAATTTATGGAAAAATGTGGAaataaatttgttaaattggtttatgtattttatttcaaatattcatattatatgtaaaaaaataataagttatGATTGAAACAATAGTGATTTCGTGTGAATGtagtatattaaatataataaattaaggaACTTTGATTAGTACACTGAAAATTTATGGAAAAATgtggaaataaaataattgaactaaaaactggaatatgaatatttcaaataaaattctGAAACAACATATTAAAAgtctaataataagaataaaaaaaataattcaataagGAAACCTTGTAACTCTTTTGGTTATGGTCAACACGTTCACAACGACCACATTTAACGCGTCTATTGAACTCCATTTTAGAAGGAATTCTAATCTTCTTTGGTCGACCAACTGAACGTTTTACATTCGGTGGGAGGATGACAACTTCAATTTTTCtgtattattaaatatatgcaATAGTATATTTGTGacaaatcacaaaacataaaCGTATTATGCAGTAGTATAGATGTAcgaaatcaaagaaaatactaatcgaatcgagaaaaaaaataaagaaaaagatatgaaacatgaaggaaaaaaaactgAACTATATGTGTCACTAAATAcctattattgtatatatacagATGTATATACTGATAAAATCATCTGTATATGTAgtgatatataatgaaattcaacTATAATTTTATGTATTATCGAATATATGCAATAGcatatatgtaacaaatcacataacataaatatgaataagatgtatataaatgtatatattgttcatgaaaactttactaaacaaaaatatgaataagatgatcGGAACATGTAataattattgaatatatgcagtaaTATATAAATCGAGTAAGAAAAAATTACAGAACATGAGAAAAAATCtgtgtatgtattattgaatatatgcagtagtatatatgtaacaaatcacaaaacataaatgtattattcagtagcatatgtgaaaaatcaaaatagaaGGAACATTACCAGAATATATGTTACGAAATGGGggaagaaagaacaaattttttaaagaaaaaatatatgcTATGAAATGGGagaataaataatatacgaaaaaaaacaaaaagaaactaACCGTATCATAAGAAGAAAATcggaagggaagaagaaagaacaattttcttttgtaataGAAATTGGAGAAGAATGTTGGCGACGAAATTTATGATCGTGAGAAAATAACTTTTAGTTGGAcatgaaattaaaaatatttattttgtaggataattaaaaatattattaccatatttaaatcattctaaaggtaacaaatattatattaataaattcaaatatatatgtattaataatTAAGAGTTACACttgatataataaatatggtgattgataattaaggaaaatattattcaagattaattaaatttgGATAATAAGGTAAATTCGCCCCTTCTTTTGTAAAAAATGTTAGGCTCGTTTAGGACTTTTACGCAATATATTAGAAAGAAAGaccaaatatataatataatgtaaCAATTTAGACTATTTTAGTTAAAATATCTAACAAATTAGGGATATTTGAGTTAAAACGCCTCTTTTGTACGGTTATCTCTCCTAGCAAGGAGCAGGCCCATTGGGTTTGAGTCCGCCCATAACCCCGATATTTGGCAACGCTCAAGTTGTTCATATTCGTATTCACAGCCGAACCTCATCTTCCTCAGCTACATTTAGTGGCCTGCCCCACCGGCCACCGCCCGAGAGCTTCATAGTTGAAAATGGTTGTTTCACTGAGACTACCTTTGATCTCCTCTTTGCTTTCCCCAGCCTCATCTCGCTCCCCAAACTTCGCTTTCTCCAGGCGAGCTCTGGGGATTTCATGGAGGCACCAACGCCCCCCCTTACGGTTGCCGCTGCTTTCTTCTCCCTTCTCTCCTCGAAGTTCCTCCACCAACACCGAAATTCGTACCGAAAGCTCCAAGAATCGAGTTTCTGAAGGACCTATCACGCCTCGGTCGCAGGATTTCAATGCTTGGTATTTGGATGTTATTGCGAACGCTGAGCTCGCGGACTATGGTCCTGTTCGGGGTACCATGGTTATTCGTCCTTATGGCTACGCCATATGGGAGGCAATTCAGGTGCTGGAAACTATAGCTTATGTTTACTTTGTTTGGAACATTCGAACACtgttttgagttttgttttttgtatttttaatcaGACGATGATTCTTTATGCAGGAGTATTTAAATGTCAAGTTCAAGGAAACCGGCCATGAGAATATGTACTTTCCCCAGGTGTTTCTTTGGTGTGTTTAGGAATTCTAGTATGAATGTGTATATATGCTGGAAATGTTAAATGATGTAATCTTTGATTTCGACTTCAGTTTATACCGTACTCTTTTATTGAGAAAGAAGCTAGTCACGTCGAGGGGTTTAGTCCAGAGTTAGCTCTTGTGACAATTGGAGGAGGGAAAGAACTTGAAGAAAAGCTTGTGGTACGTAGATTCAGCAAAGACCATTTGTCCTTTTCCTGTGTTTCGTTTCTCATTAGAAGTATTAACCTTATTGTATGTGGTACTTTGCATTGGCAAAATTGGAAATGGATATTAACCCTCAATAACAGGGCCTGCGGTTTGGTTTTGATTGTTGGTTTGCCTGAGGCTTTGGCAGGTTCGACCCACAAGTGAAACCATTGTGAATCACATGTTTACTCAGTGGATTCATAGTCACCGTGATCTTCCTCTGATGATTAATCAGGTTCGTTCATTTGCCACATCATGAAAAATTCTTCCTTTGTCTTTGGCATTTATGTTATCCTTATCTTCATATCTTTTTGTTTGTGTATGTTATGTAGTGGGCCAATGTCACTAGATGGGAGATGCGCACGAAACCATTTGTTAGAACTCTTGAATTTCTCTGGCAGGAGGGCCATACTGCCCATGCAAGTCCAGAAGAGGCAGAAAAAGAGGTATATTTGATGCATTTAAGATTACTTTGTGGCTCTGTTTTTTATAATCATATCTTTTTCATTTAAGGGCTTTGATGCTGCATTGCAGGCTATTCAGATGATTGACATATATACAAAATTTTCTTATGAGCAAGCGGCAATACCTGTTATTGCAGGTCGAAAATCCAAGGTAGAGACATTTGCTGGTGCAGACAAGACCTACACAATAGAGGCCATGATGGGGGATCGGAAGGCACTGCAGGCAGGAACCAGCCACAACCTAGGGCAAAACTTTTCTCGTGCTTTTGGAACACAGGTATTTTAACAAGTCAATGAAATTTTTTTCGACATGAATGAACTTGTTACAATAGTTGAGATATATTCTTAATTCCATTGTAGCACGTGCACAATTCTTGTTTCTGTCTCACTTTAGTGTCCAACCGTTATCCAAATTCTGTTTGATTAGTTAATATGATTCATAAATTCCCTTTTGAGACATTCAACCATAAAATTATTTGACGTCTGACATATTATGTTGCCCTTTTGATGTGACTTGAGTTACTGAAACATTTACTGTAGTTCACAGATGAAAATGGACAAAGACAACATGTATGGCAGACATCATGGGCAATTAGTACACGTTTTGTTGGAGGAATTATCATGACTCATGGAGATGATGGAGGTTTAATGCTGCCACCAAAGCTTGCTCCAATACAGGTACTGAGATGAATTTTATAAATGTAACTTGTACAGTATTACTATCTACGAATTCTATAAAGTGTATATCGGATGACAATTATAAGAAGTTATGTAGGATGTGAAAGTGATACGTTTCTGTTTTTTTGAGCTGCTCGATTCATATTTTTCTGTCCTTTCTTTTTACCAATATCCTTTTAACATAGCTGACTTTTATCCAGGTGGTAATCATACCCATATGGAAGAAGGATGGTGATAAAGCTGAAGTTCTTAATGCTGCTTCTTCTGTAAAAGAATTTCTGCAAACTGCAGGGTTAAAGGTTAAACTTGATGAGTCAGACCAGAAAACTGCAGGATGGAAATTCAATTTTTGGGAGATGAAGGTTGGGGCAGTATTTTATGATTAAGATCAatctaataaaaaaatgattaagATCAAGCTATAACCGTTGTCTTTCCCTCAGTTTAGGACAAATTTGTCTAAAAACAAAGGCTACCTTTAAATTTTCAGCATATGTCGACTGGTTAGCTGCCAATAGATATTCATGTTGACTCTTCTGTGATTTCTATATCTGTTATGGTATTTTCACATTTGGAATCAAGTTTGTGAGAAGAAAATACTTCTGCTGTGTAGGTTGGTTGGCTGACTAGCATTTTTATTTCAGGATGTATGCTGAGTGGTTATTGCTAGTTTTGAATGTTAAATTCCCCCTGTTAGAAACATGATTGTGGCCTATAttttttcttcctctcttttttcATGTTTTCCTATTAAGCTGAAAACAATATCATTTATATTGTAGGGTGTTCCTTTGAGGATCGAGATTGGGCCCAAGGATGTTGCAAGTAAAAGTGTGGTCATATCTAGGAGAGATATTCCTGGAAAGCAAGGGAAAGTTTTTGGAATATCCATGGAACCTTCTGTTTTAGAAGCTTATGTGAAAGAGACATTGGATGAGATCCAATCATCTCTTCTTCAACAGGCAAGAACTTTTCGTGACAGGTACTAccttattttcttattttgagATGATATTAGATAAATATGTAAATCTACATTAAATTACATTACCTTTATTCTTTTAGAGTTGAAGTAATTGAATGTCGGAATGGCATACTTCTGTTAGGCCACTAATAGTGCATCAGTATAGTAGGAGAGGAAAGAATAGTACAGGCAAGGGAATTGTAAGGGGTGGGGACCACTCAggagaataatttaaatattctcATAGTGCATTGAGTTAGTTAGAAATTGGGGGTAACATCTCGAGAGTGAGAGATAGGGAGTTAGGGACGATCGACTTTGATTGTGCCCTAGTTATTCTACTGTGATTCTTGTGTACGATCCATTACTAATACAATAAAGATCAATACCTCTTTCATATCGGTACCCGAGCAATCAAACCTAGGGAAAGCATCTAATATGGCGTAGAAACAATTGGAGGAGAAGATCGATGCAAACAAAGTTGAAATTTCAGCAATTCATATGGAGATTTAGAAGTTGGCGAAGATGGAGGAATCCATGAAATCCTTATTGAAGAGCGTGGAAGTCAACAACGTAATTCTgaagaaatgaagaagttgACGGAGATCATGCAATCACGATGTTAGACCCCTTATTAGGCAAGTGTACAGTAGAAGGaagaaatagattttttttctttaataaaagcACGTGGGATATAAGTAGGTCGGTGGGCGGGAAAAGGGATATAAGAGTGTTGTCTTTTGGGCGGGAACATTATGTGTTTTTTGTAGTTAGAACATGTTTTTTCTGCATTCTTCTGGAGAGAGAGAAGAACCGAAATTAGATTGTACTGAGGATTGAGACATTCTCAATCCTTAATATCTTACTGAAATTGAATCAATAAAGAAGGAAATTCATACGTGAAgttggagttccaacattttggtatcagagccaagaTCCAAAGGACAGAGGAATCATGGTTCAAACTCGGATTGAAGAACGGTTGGAATTTATCGACCAAGAAATTGCCGGAATGAAGAAGGAATTGAGCAAAGTGCGGGCGATAGAGGTGAGTGTGAATGAAATTGCGAAGAGCATCGATTTGATGCGACTTCAATCGGAAAAACAACAGTTGTTATTCATGATAATAGAGACGAGTTCGAGAGAGCGGTCGACGATGAGTGGACAAGTAACAGAATCCGTCACGAAGGAGACTGAGAAGGCTAAAGGGAAGGAAATCGATGCGTCTTCTAGTAAGATGGCAGAATCAGACCGAAATTTCGGATCTGATAGAAACGAGCGAAAGATAGACCTCGACGATGGTTCCCATGACCGAAACAAGTTCAAAAAGATCGAGATGCCGATGTTCACAGGGGAGGATCCTGATTCTTGGTTATTTTGAGCTGAGAGGTATTTTCAAATCCATAAACTAACGGAGTCTGAAAAAATATTAGTGTCCACGGTTAGTTTCGATGGTCCGGCGTTAAATTGGTATAGATCTCAAGAGGAGAGAGATAAATTCTCCAGTTGGTCTAATATGAAAGAGAGACTATTAGTACGATTTCGAGCTAATAAGGATGAAACGATTTGCGGGCAGTTTTTGAGAATTAAACAAGAAAGTACAGTAGAAGAGTACATAAATCCATTTGATAAAATGGTAGCGTCGTTATATGATTTGCCTGAGAGAGTAGTTGAAGATACTTTTATGAATGGTTTATTACCATGGGTGAGATCTGAGGTAGTTTTCTGTCGACCGAAAGGATTGGCAGAGATGATGGAAGTAGCACAGATGGTAGAAAACAGAGAGATTGTAAGAATTGAAGCCAAATTGAGTGGTTATTTAGGAGGAAAGTTGACTGGGCAGGttaatggaaatggaaaagttGCTTCCAGTAGTGTAGCAGGGGAGAGTAAAGGAAATACTTCATTTCCGATCCGCACCATTACTTTGAGTAGTTCCGGTCCAAATGAAAATCGAAGGGAAGGGTCCTATAAAAGACTGCTCGATGCTGAGTTTCAGGCCAGGAAAGAGAAAGGATTGTGTTTTCGTTGCAATGAGAAGTATTCTGCAGACCACAAATGTAAAATGAAAGAACAACGTGAATTGAGAATGTTCGTGGTGACAGAAGGTAAAGAAGAATATGAAAttgtagaagaagaaaaagaagaaaaaaaagagttgGGCCGCATAGAAATGAATGAGGATATTACAACTGTGTTTGAATTATCAATCAACTCGGTAGTTGGACTAAATGATCTCGGAACTATGAAAGTGAGAGGTAAATTGTTGGGAGAGGATGTGATTATATTGATCGATTGTGGAGCAACGCACAACTTTGTGTCG
Encoded proteins:
- the LOC103496137 gene encoding proline--tRNA ligase, chloroplastic/mitochondrial, which gives rise to MVVSLRLPLISSLLSPASSRSPNFAFSRRALGISWRHQRPPLRLPLLSSPFSPRSSSTNTEIRTESSKNRVSEGPITPRSQDFNAWYLDVIANAELADYGPVRGTMVIRPYGYAIWEAIQEYLNVKFKETGHENMYFPQFIPYSFIEKEASHVEGFSPELALVTIGGGKELEEKLVVRPTSETIVNHMFTQWIHSHRDLPLMINQWANVTRWEMRTKPFVRTLEFLWQEGHTAHASPEEAEKEAIQMIDIYTKFSYEQAAIPVIAGRKSKVETFAGADKTYTIEAMMGDRKALQAGTSHNLGQNFSRAFGTQFTDENGQRQHVWQTSWAISTRFVGGIIMTHGDDGGLMLPPKLAPIQVVIIPIWKKDGDKAEVLNAASSVKEFLQTAGLKVKLDESDQKTAGWKFNFWEMKGVPLRIEIGPKDVASKSVVISRRDIPGKQGKVFGISMEPSVLEAYVKETLDEIQSSLLQQARTFRDSNIVDVSSYNELKEAISEGKWARGPWSASDQDELRVKEETGATIRCFPFEQPQGPKTCLMTGNPAEEVAIFAKSY